TTCAggtctttcctcttcttctgtggtctCACAGATTCTCTGTCCTCGTTCAACACTAAAGCATTGGGGGGACTCTTGGAGTGGAGGGCGGGCGTTGAATCTGAAGCCTTTGTGCCgcttgttgttgtagtagtgcAGTTTTTAGTGTTGTCGGTCGTTTTGGCTGGAGtgattttgtcttttatgtGACTGCTACATTCCTGCTCAGCACCTTGGGATAAAGTCAGCTGTTTGCTGTCAGTATTTGAAACTTTTGTCGGGTGATGCTCGTCATCCCTCTGCTGCTCAGTGACATCAGCAGCTTTGTCATTCTTTGCCGACTCAGGCGTCGTTTGATTGTCCTTTAAGCTGACAAAACAGTCGTCACCGGGAGGTAGTGAACCTGCTTTTTCTGTCTCAGCTGTGTCACTTTCATCGGAGCCTTCCTTAACTCtaacagcctcctcctcctccgcacAAATATTCTCTCTCGACACCGACCATGAGGTCGTCTCTGCTCTAATGCAGACTGACTCATCCTCCTCTTTCACATCATACGGTTCAGCAATTGATTTTCCATTACCCTCTGTATCGAGAATGGGTGAGGTGTTTGGGTCAATTTCCTCTTTCTTTGGTGAAGCAGACTCTGAAGAGCTGCTGTGAATACACTTCTCAAGTTCTACAAGCAGTTCAGAGTAGTCCTCAGCCGTGTCCTCGGTCTTCACGTTTGGactgtttgtgtcactgtggtACTCGTTGGATACGGTCTGTGTGGAGTCGTCCGCTGTGGACGCAGAGGCTTTTGAAGATGCTGTTTCTGAGTTTTGACTTAAGTGCAGGGAGCTGACGCTGGCGATGCCGCTGTCtgaactgttttcctgcagactgtCGGAGAGAATCCTCCTCTTCTTACTCGCCGGAGAGTCGCACTCATCTTCTTTGGCGGCGGACGCTTTGACTGGTCTGTAAACACCTCTGAATTTAAAGATTTTGTTCCCGCCCGACAGGTGTTTCTCCATGTGTCGATCAAACTGCTCCTTCTTGGAGAAGGTGTAGTTACAGGTGCTGCAGATGAAGGATTTCTTAATCACATGCATGACGTCGGCGCAGAGCTCACAGGTGTAGAGCGTGGTGTGTTTTGAATCGAGCTCATCCACCTCCTCATGCGCCCTCTTCAGGTGGCCTTTGAGCTCCTGGGCCTCCTGATAAGAGACGGGACATTTGTGACACAGAAAGATCTTTTCCAAATTGTGAACCACTAAATGTCTTTGGAGTTTAAACGGCTTGGGGAATTGTTTCCCACAGTGGTGGCAGTCTCTCGAGGGGTCTTTGCAGTTGGGATGCATTTCAACACTTTTAGGTGTCTCTGTTTTGTGGAGGACCTCGAGTGGGGTTAATGTGTTCTGCTTCCCGCCTGCTCCGCTGCTACTTTTACTTTTGGGAACTCTTGGCTCAGCCCCCTCCGAGTGTTTCGCCCCTCCCACTGCAGTGCTATCTGCAGCAGCAACTTTTTCCTGTTCTTTGGTAGCTCTGCTGGACTCTCTGTTGGTTTTGCTGGGGCGGTGCTGCATGATTGAGGTGATGAAGTTCTTCACGGCCGTCTCCTGCATGAAGCAGCCGGGAATGCCCAACATGGAGCCCTGGGTTTGACCTCTCCGGGCGAACTGAGTGGCATGCTCTCGCAAGTGTTCATTGTACATCCACACGTCTGATATCTCCTTCAAGCACATTCCACAGGTCCAGATACCCGTCTTGTTCTTGGCATGTTTCTCCCTCAGGTGGTCCCTCAGCTGCTCCCTGGAGCTGAACTTGCGTTGGACACACATGTAGCAGGtcggagggggggaggggttgtgGGAGAGTTTGTGAAAGTTCAGCTCGCCCAGGGTGAGGAACCAAGTGAAGCACACTTTGCATTTGTACTGCTTGTCTTTCACCTTCATCCTCCCGTCTTGCCTCTTCCTGCCTCGTCGCTCGGTTACTTTGTCAGATTTTTCTTCATCTCTGTTTTCCTCGTCAACAGTTCCGATAGGCGGAGCCACTGTGATGTCTTTGTTGGGTTCAAAGAACTGAATCTCAGGaagctgaaatgttgtgttGATGTTCTGGATGTCGATGCTGTTGAAGGTTTGGACGTTGTCTGTGTTGCACGGCTCGACAGCGTAGGGGACGGAGGGCGGGGGCACAGGGTAAGGTGTGATTGGGGCTTCTGGTTTGCATGTGCTGGGATTAGAGGGAATCACTGGGCCTGCATCAAAACCACTGAAGTCACTGGAGCCGCTCCATTCGATTGAAGATTTATCAATGGTGCTCTGAAGTGGATCTAAGAGGCCGAACTCTTTAGTGTTCTCACAAACATCCTGCTTGTCACTTTGTTGAACATCTGACAATGGTTTTGTGACGGCATTGTCGATAGGTTTGTCCTCGTATTCACAGCTCCTGGTCTGATTGTCGGTGAACGTTGGCTTGGCTTGGTTTTCCATGCATTGATCTTTATTGTGCATGAAAGTTTCAGAGGGAGGAACACTCGAATCAGGCGATAGTTTCTGCCTTTTACTTTTCTTGCCGTACACCCTGGGGCACTTTTTCCTCTTCGCCTCCTCGTCTCTGGGGAACAGCTGTGAGAACGTGGTGTCGTCGTCGAGCAGGGACTTCAGATCGGGACTCAAGCTGGAGGGAGGACTGAGAGGGGCAGGATTCAAACAGGCGACAGGATGTACCATGTCTGGAGGGCCACTCTTATTCTCACATTTTATCTCAACTGTCACTTTTCTCAGAATCTCTCGGGCAAGGATCTCTTGTGATTTTTTCTGTTCACACATTACTTCCACATTGCACAGAGACATTACAGACTCATCGTATTCTCTCATAATATCTTTTTCTACAGGTGCAGCACTTTCCAAAATTGCATCTGTACATACTTCCCCATTTGCCATCTCTGTTATGCTTTCTTGTGCATCAGTGATTTGATTAAGTGCCACAGTCCCATTAAGTACATTTAGTTCTTCTGTTGGGGCCTTTTTGACAAAGTTAACAGAAACAGAGTTGGGGAACGTCTCTGTTCCGGTTAAAGCTCGGTCAACGATTCCCACCTGTTCCTTGGGAGATTTGTGTTGCTCTTGTATCCCGCTGCTTTTGAATTCAGGAGTTATAGCTTGAagtatgtctgtttttaatataTTCAAAAGCTCATCAGAGAACGGGTCTGGCTTTATGTTTGCCTCGCTGCTTTTGGTCTTCCTCgccttgttgttcttgtttgctttttgaggGTTTTGACGGCCTGTTTCATCCACCGCGACTGCACTCGTCTCAGATGCCATTTCCTCAAGGACCGACGCAGACTCTGCAGCTGTAGATATGAGAGTGCTTGTTGTCTCAGGCAGCCCGTCTATTTTTGTTGGGCAACAGGTCTGTGAATCATCTTTATGTTCCTTCTCTGTAGTTTGTGATGCTTCATAAATAAGCACAGTCCCTTGATGGCTTGATGCTGTGCTCTGTGGGCCGATGTGTTTCACAGGTCTAACCGAATGTTTCATGGCTTTATGTCTTTTTAAACCTGGGACAGTCCTGAAACACATGAGGCAGATTTCACACATTACTTTCCCCTGTTGGGTGTTGTTTTGTGCCTTTTTGTGCGTCGTCTCTTTGGGTACTTGGTGCGTCGTTAAACACAGGCCGGACTCTCTTGTTGGAGGCTTCTCTGATGCGTCTGGCGCAAGAGGCATTAGTCCATTTTCACAGTTGATGATTGGCTTTGGATTGGGCAAAACTTCTGAAAGTGAATTGTCCTCAGCAAGAGAATCTAAAGTTTCCGCCTCAACCTTTTTCAAGATGACAGCGTGAGTCTGCAAAGGAGGTCCAACGGGAGTACCAGCTGAGGAGTCTTTGCCTTCGTTTTGAGGAGGAGGCAGACCCAATGAAAAACTTGTAAAGTCCAAACTCTGCTGGAGGACCAGTGGTTCATCTGATAAAGTCAGATTAGCTTCAGGGTCGGAGTTTAGCGATGCAGCTGTATCGGTGTCGGCTCCATTTTTGTGGAAAATCAGTGCAGGGTCAACACTCAGGACACACGGTTCACAGTCGTCTCTGGGACTCTGTTTGATGTTTGGATTCTCTTCAAGTTTACTGGCCGGTGAAATTGCTATGTAGTTGTATTGATTTAATTGCGGCGGCTCGTCTGTGATGCTGATGTAGTTGAGGGGACTGAGTTTGAAGTCGTAAATTAGATCTCCCTTTCCGAGTTCGTCTGAGACACTTGATTGGTTTGCTGATCCGGGCACTGGCAGTGGAGAAGAAATGTGGGTTTCAGAGTCGGGGATTTTACACTCAATTCCCAAGTCAAGGGGAGGCGGGATTATCAAAGAGTACTCCATCCCcgttgttgtattttgttgtttgtcattgttAACACCCTTTGTGCCATCTTCTTGGTTTATTGGGGATTTCATGTTTTGAATTGAGTTTTGGTCAACAGACATGTTACTGATATTGCTTTGTGAATGACATGAATCCTCTTCTCTGTCCCAGTCCTGCATGAGCCTCCGATCAGAGGTCGATAAAAGAGGACTTGCTGGTGTCGCGGTGTCGACAAAAAGACAGTCactttcctccacctcctccctgcATGGTGAGTTTTGGTGGCTTGCCATGAAATCGACAGGGAGATGCTCTTTGATATCCTGAACATCTAAAAGCTCCTCTTGTGTCTGAATGGTTTCAAAGGGAAGAGCGGTTTCAGGTTTAAGTGAAATCACTTTGCAGGAATCATCGTTATCGGACTGCGGAGCAACCAGCTGACTGGACCGGTCGTCCAGAAATGTTGAGCAGGGGCttttgttgtctgtgtttgtttccacaaGTATCGGACTGCAAGGCTGGTCTGAGGTGACGATCTCCATTGGCACATCGGTTGTTAGACTCGTGCTGTAGGTGTTAGCGGGGCTGCAGCTTTTAGAGGGAGACGATCCAATCAGATCATCCTTTTCAACAGTTATCTCCTCAATGACACTGCCACCACTGCTACCAGCATTTGTTAAATTTGAGGAATCTGGATTGTGAGTGGATTGCTCTTCAAGTGACGACTCGATgatgttttttactttttcacaaATGTCCCGACCGGTGGCGGGTAAAGCCTGTGATAAACGATGGCTCACAGATTGACCAGTAATTCCCTTCACCGCCTCTGCTACCTCATATTCATCCGTGGCTGCATGCTCTTGACCATCACTACTCTTCACATTGTCAGATGCATTACAGTTCCCGCCAGATCCATCCACCACATGTGGGTCAGGTGTCgctgcacataaacacagagcggACTCAATTAAATCTCTGTTCTCGACTGTATCCTCCTCTGATGTGACTTTAGTCTCCTCCTTgctttcattgttttctgtggACTCCCTCGGCTGTGATGAAATCGGCTGGTTTCCATCAACAGCGGGGTCAGCGCTGTTAGAGAGCGACAGCTGGGACTCATTCAGAATACATTTTATATCATCCTTCCGTTCATTGATATTTGGAGGTGATAATGTATTCTCCTTCCCGGTAATTGCTTCCCTTTCACCGTCGTCGTCTTCTCTCTGAACCGCATCTTTTTCTTGACATTCAATTCCTTGATGTTGTTGACTTGTGAGAGAGGTGACATTTGGCTCCTCGTGTTCCGATATAATGGGCTCTTTTTTGAatatagagtctgaaatcaccTCGAGGCTTTTCATGAGGTTTTCTGTGTATCTCTTCTGCTCCAAGATTTcctcctttgtttcttttttagccCTTTTTTCCgccttctgctcctctgatTTGTGGGCATGGCGTTGTTGTCGATTGAAAACTTGTGAGGCTGTTGCGATCAAATTCGGTGCATCGTGTCCTTTTTCAGAAAAATGTTCAACCACCCCTGTGTCATCGCAAATTGGATTGTGGGGACTGCTTTGCCCGCCCATTAACTCGAACTGAAATGGACTGGCCCATGGTTCCGTAAAAGGCTCTGAAGGCAAACTGGCCTCTGGTGCTTCTATTGTTTGCACGGGGCAGCTCATATCCAGGCCAGCGGTTTCACTCCCTGACTCGTCGCTGAGACGTAAAGGTGAGAATTTGCTCATCTGCAGCTGCTTGGGGACACCCTCCGCTAGCAAGGGCGGGCTCTCCAGCCTCGTCGTCTGCAGCTGGTTCTCAAGCTCGTTCACTATTCTTTTTATCTCCAGCTCGTCCTCTGATGCACAGCTGTTGAGATTCGCACCGTAGTCAATTATTTTCTCTGGCAGAGACAAAGGAACATGATTATAATCTGCTTTCTTTTCATGCGACTTCTCAGAGCTGTCTTTGTACTGAGATATCTCATATGGTTGCACGGGGCTCACTATGAGGCTCCAGTCTTTTTGCTCCAGAAAGGGCGAGAAGGACGACACAAACTCCACCTTTTTGTCGTCTGTATTCTCCAGTGAATGGAAACCGTCTTTCTGAATGGGCATGTCTGAGTAAAGGCCACTGTCGAATCCCCCGAGGTCCCCAAACATTGAAGACGTGTCGAAGGAGAGTGGGGATTTGATGAGCACTTGTTCCTGATCCAGGGGGTAGGGCATGAGGTGGAGTGTGTCTTTTTGTATGAACGGGCCTTGGCTTTCAGTTGGAGAGAGGCACACCTCGTCCATCAAAGAGGTGCAAAGTGTGTCTTCCTTGTTGCATAAAGTTAGCGCTTCTTTCACCACACAGCTGCTGTCGCTCTGTTTTTCAGACGTGGCATCGTCTGATAGTTCTCTTCTTTTATCCTTTGCCCTTCTGTCAATATTGAAATCACTTTCTCTGTCGATCATGGGAGTGTTTGAACTCAACTGTAGTGACTTTGCATCTGAACTGCTACACATTGTGGGTTCTTCTTTGGGGCTCAGACTGTGTGATCTCTGTGTGTTGACTCTATCTGAACTGACAGTATCTTCTTTGTAAGACTCGAGCTTCTCTCTTGATTTTGCTCTGTTGCATTTTTCGAGGTTTTTGTTCGTCTCTTTTGATTTTTGTGAGGATAGCACCGGATCATCACCTTCTGGATTTGAATGAAACTTCTTTGGATCCTCTGTGTTGCCTTTGCTATCAGGAGGAATGTCTTTGTTAGTGTTATACTTTTTGACAGATTTAGTGAACGTCAGCGAGAGCACGCTCGATTCTTTAGACGACTTCTTCGGGGAGGACCTTTCATAGGTTCTGTGCTCTGGAGACTCTTTCTTTTTgatttctgtcttcctctcacaGTCCGAGTCAGTGCGGTCAGTGCTTTTGGGGCTGTTGATACAATCGCTCGAAACACTCACAGATGTGCTGAGTTCACTGCTTGTGGACGACCTGCTGCCCCTCCTCCTGAGTCTCTGGTGAGAACAGAGTTTCTCAGGCGAGAGAGAAACCTCCTCGCTTTTCTTCATCTCAAAACACTCTTTCGACTCGTGTCTCCACGCTGCCTGGTCCCTCTCGTTCCTCGCTCGCCATTTGCACTCTTTGGTGTATGTGTATTTACATCGACTGCTTTGATTCAGCCGCCCTTGGCTCGCTATCTTGACAGGTTCACACTCATCATCTGTGTCTGAGACGTAGTCGTACTCTCCAAACGCAGGGTTCTGCACAGTGGGAGTCAGCCTCTCCATCACCAGGGAGAACTGGAGGTTCTTGGTGCCTTTAACATGAAGTTTATGAAGCTTATTTTTCTGTTGAACTATTTTGTGAATAAGCTCTTTGCTCCAGGTGCCCCCTCCAGTGCTTTTCCTCTTGCTCTCCTTCACTGCAGTTCTTGAGATCGGCGATGGGGAAGGCTGTGAGGATGTTGACCCTCGAGGTGCATTGCTCTCCTGAATGCTTTTAACGCCACAACGCTTGGAAAACTTGCCAGACAAGAGAAACCTTTGTGCACTCGCGTTCTCTTCCTCACCCTTGCACAGTTTTCTCGACTCTTTCACTTTGCCGTCTTGTTCTCTCGTCTTCTCCCTCGAGGCGGTTCCTGAATTTTTATGAGAGACTTCctttttgatgttgattttctcctctttttctaaATTCAGAGTTATTTTCTCAAGTTTGCTTTCTGTGTAGTGTTTCTCTGTCTCCGGGCTCACAGCGTCAGAGTCATAGAAATACTTTCCCTGCGTGAACGACCTGGCATCATTTgctacttgtttgtttttgctctcaTGGATCAGGGATTCTTTGGTTTTCATACATTGTTTGTTTGACGTCGCTTTAACAGTTGTGAGGTCGTCATCAGCGAATGCGTCGATAAAGCTGCTGTCAATCTCTGTGTTGTCCGATTGATATCCCAGTCTGTTCAGGGCTTCTGTGATTAGGCTGTCTAATTTGGCATCCTCCATTTCTAGATCAGGGAGGGGGACCGGCAGGTTACCAGGACCAGAAAACAAGTTCAGCTTCAGTTGGTCATCCTTACTGTCTCCTTTAGTTTCAGTGTCAGATATGAGATCGCCATTTTTGTTGAGGCCCAACAGAGACAGGTGAAGGTCAGAAGGGCACCTCGACATTGAGACATTTGACACAGACGACACCGCTTTTGTGGCGTCAGCTTGAAACTTCCTGTTTTCCTCCATCTTTGATATGTCTTTTAGGTCATTTTGTGCAAACGGATGGTGACTGCAGTATTGCTTGTGGCCTAGAAATGAAGCCAGGTTATTGAAGTTCTGGTCGCACTGCTTGCATGTTAAGAGCACATCCAACTGGTCGAGATTCGCCGTGGCTAACGAGGTCGCTAACAGCTGATGTGCGGAGTACGGCGGCGGAGGCTGGTGATGCTCCACTCCAAAACTGTCCATGTAACCTTTGTTGCCATCCATGGCAGTCTTAGGAAGCGCTGTGTTTTGTAGGTAGCTCATAATGTTGTCTTTGGCTCTGTCCGGTGCATAGGTGTGGTTTTGCGGAGCGTCAGAATGAAACTGGTGAGGGTGAGAGGTCAGGTGATCTGACAGGATTTGTGTTTTGGGCGGCTGGGACTGGTGATAAAACGAGTGAGGGGTCGCTGactttgacatgtgactgtCCTCTGAGCTGATATCAACAGGACTGGTGGATGctggagagagggaagaacaGGTGCTGCTCGATGCAGGGTTATGAACCGGTGAGGGCAAAGGCGATTCATAAGGTGACACCATCATGAGTCCCATTGGCGGGACCTGCAACGGAGAATAATTGTAGTTTCTTGAAGACGCAGCTGGAAGAGACTGGTTAACCCCGAAGAACACCGCCTTGCTTTTGGACTCACACACTTGTGCATGGCTCATCTCGACTTTAAACGTGGAGACAGTATTACCGCTGTGTTTGACAGTCtcttgtcttttgtttgaaaACCCATCGCTAGTTCTACCGTTCAGGAAAGAGCTCGGGTTTTTGAGCGAGCTATGTTTAAGTGATTTACTATCATCCTGCCAGTCAGTGGGGGCAACCATGTAAGACAATTTTTGAGAACTCATTTGCCTCGATAACTCGATTATTTTTTGGTTTGGCATGGCGGGAGTCGGCCGAATCTGCTGCCAGGGCATTCGGTTATTTTTAGAGGGATTTTGCCTTTGGTCAAGTGGCTGGGTCTGAAACTGAAACTTGTCTGTCATATCAGAATACTGCATTGTGTTTTGGTTGGCTGTTGTGTATGCC
This genomic interval from Labrus mixtus chromosome 4, fLabMix1.1, whole genome shotgun sequence contains the following:
- the LOC132973508 gene encoding zinc finger protein 469, producing MAGETQQLHAVQELDPEFKLQDVGTAPEPQTDKATKESSKHFASTGTESRASSVEAKAEKVEKQRDCPQQREAVIRPQQAGKIDFRSLQNRSKFSSDRTWSSGKGSPQSPSGKGRSREKGKRSGKTERGNPQQLYRLSITNPRSNPNIGIAYPQQKVLPPKKLETGRGPVSGSYRFHVPSIPEREAELQQEELNYSRCFQDAPSNLTSPSYTSQALGSSSGTSTHPHPPLSQQQQQQAASMEINSAQPGSQLIPADFQLSASNTWQSPEKTFNGANYGVSSQKSTALTEANKASAFVPAQFQYGYHFLEESTSDSFPCEQNTQSQDFTDSSVHVSHNSFSFTSGECQSIAQNSSQFINEQQPEDRGCYSQPPPSQFIQGVASAIQCPRNLSEDSASSDSSGTSSQQSERGQTAPPESTEAFGHGDSRDSAITSGSSRNCHSKDTAAGQRTLIQGSVHHARNTSQGPASQGHFINKSFNNPQVSNMHTGSITFDKNINNKVLNRLPNSWEGTSKAYTTANQNTMQYSDMTDKFQFQTQPLDQRQNPSKNNRMPWQQIRPTPAMPNQKIIELSRQMSSQKLSYMVAPTDWQDDSKSLKHSSLKNPSSFLNGRTSDGFSNKRQETVKHSGNTVSTFKVEMSHAQVCESKSKAVFFGVNQSLPAASSRNYNYSPLQVPPMGLMMVSPYESPLPSPVHNPASSSTCSSLSPASTSPVDISSEDSHMSKSATPHSFYHQSQPPKTQILSDHLTSHPHQFHSDAPQNHTYAPDRAKDNIMSYLQNTALPKTAMDGNKGYMDSFGVEHHQPPPPYSAHQLLATSLATANLDQLDVLLTCKQCDQNFNNLASFLGHKQYCSHHPFAQNDLKDISKMEENRKFQADATKAVSSVSNVSMSRCPSDLHLSLLGLNKNGDLISDTETKGDSKDDQLKLNLFSGPGNLPVPLPDLEMEDAKLDSLITEALNRLGYQSDNTEIDSSFIDAFADDDLTTVKATSNKQCMKTKESLIHESKNKQVANDARSFTQGKYFYDSDAVSPETEKHYTESKLEKITLNLEKEEKINIKKEVSHKNSGTASREKTREQDGKVKESRKLCKGEEENASAQRFLLSGKFSKRCGVKSIQESNAPRGSTSSQPSPSPISRTAVKESKRKSTGGGTWSKELIHKIVQQKNKLHKLHVKGTKNLQFSLVMERLTPTVQNPAFGEYDYVSDTDDECEPVKIASQGRLNQSSRCKYTYTKECKWRARNERDQAAWRHESKECFEMKKSEEVSLSPEKLCSHQRLRRRGSRSSTSSELSTSVSVSSDCINSPKSTDRTDSDCERKTEIKKKESPEHRTYERSSPKKSSKESSVLSLTFTKSVKKYNTNKDIPPDSKGNTEDPKKFHSNPEGDDPVLSSQKSKETNKNLEKCNRAKSREKLESYKEDTVSSDRVNTQRSHSLSPKEEPTMCSSSDAKSLQLSSNTPMIDRESDFNIDRRAKDKRRELSDDATSEKQSDSSCVVKEALTLCNKEDTLCTSLMDEVCLSPTESQGPFIQKDTLHLMPYPLDQEQVLIKSPLSFDTSSMFGDLGGFDSGLYSDMPIQKDGFHSLENTDDKKVEFVSSFSPFLEQKDWSLIVSPVQPYEISQYKDSSEKSHEKKADYNHVPLSLPEKIIDYGANLNSCASEDELEIKRIVNELENQLQTTRLESPPLLAEGVPKQLQMSKFSPLRLSDESGSETAGLDMSCPVQTIEAPEASLPSEPFTEPWASPFQFELMGGQSSPHNPICDDTGVVEHFSEKGHDAPNLIATASQVFNRQQRHAHKSEEQKAEKRAKKETKEEILEQKRYTENLMKSLEVISDSIFKKEPIISEHEEPNVTSLTSQQHQGIECQEKDAVQREDDDGEREAITGKENTLSPPNINERKDDIKCILNESQLSLSNSADPAVDGNQPISSQPRESTENNESKEETKVTSEEDTVENRDLIESALCLCAATPDPHVVDGSGGNCNASDNVKSSDGQEHAATDEYEVAEAVKGITGQSVSHRLSQALPATGRDICEKVKNIIESSLEEQSTHNPDSSNLTNAGSSGGSVIEEITVEKDDLIGSSPSKSCSPANTYSTSLTTDVPMEIVTSDQPCSPILVETNTDNKSPCSTFLDDRSSQLVAPQSDNDDSCKVISLKPETALPFETIQTQEELLDVQDIKEHLPVDFMASHQNSPCREEVEESDCLFVDTATPASPLLSTSDRRLMQDWDREEDSCHSQSNISNMSVDQNSIQNMKSPINQEDGTKGVNNDKQQNTTTGMEYSLIIPPPLDLGIECKIPDSETHISSPLPVPGSANQSSVSDELGKGDLIYDFKLSPLNYISITDEPPQLNQYNYIAISPASKLEENPNIKQSPRDDCEPCVLSVDPALIFHKNGADTDTAASLNSDPEANLTLSDEPLVLQQSLDFTSFSLGLPPPQNEGKDSSAGTPVGPPLQTHAVILKKVEAETLDSLAEDNSLSEVLPNPKPIINCENGLMPLAPDASEKPPTRESGLCLTTHQVPKETTHKKAQNNTQQGKVMCEICLMCFRTVPGLKRHKAMKHSVRPVKHIGPQSTASSHQGTVLIYEASQTTEKEHKDDSQTCCPTKIDGLPETTSTLISTAAESASVLEEMASETSAVAVDETGRQNPQKANKNNKARKTKSSEANIKPDPFSDELLNILKTDILQAITPEFKSSGIQEQHKSPKEQVGIVDRALTGTETFPNSVSVNFVKKAPTEELNVLNGTVALNQITDAQESITEMANGEVCTDAILESAAPVEKDIMREYDESVMSLCNVEVMCEQKKSQEILAREILRKVTVEIKCENKSGPPDMVHPVACLNPAPLSPPSSLSPDLKSLLDDDTTFSQLFPRDEEAKRKKCPRVYGKKSKRQKLSPDSSVPPSETFMHNKDQCMENQAKPTFTDNQTRSCEYEDKPIDNAVTKPLSDVQQSDKQDVCENTKEFGLLDPLQSTIDKSSIEWSGSSDFSGFDAGPVIPSNPSTCKPEAPITPYPVPPPSVPYAVEPCNTDNVQTFNSIDIQNINTTFQLPEIQFFEPNKDITVAPPIGTVDEENRDEEKSDKVTERRGRKRQDGRMKVKDKQYKCKVCFTWFLTLGELNFHKLSHNPSPPPTCYMCVQRKFSSREQLRDHLREKHAKNKTGIWTCGMCLKEISDVWMYNEHLREHATQFARRGQTQGSMLGIPGCFMQETAVKNFITSIMQHRPSKTNRESSRATKEQEKVAAADSTAVGGAKHSEGAEPRVPKSKSSSGAGGKQNTLTPLEVLHKTETPKSVEMHPNCKDPSRDCHHCGKQFPKPFKLQRHLVVHNLEKIFLCHKCPVSYQEAQELKGHLKRAHEEVDELDSKHTTLYTCELCADVMHVIKKSFICSTCNYTFSKKEQFDRHMEKHLSGGNKIFKFRGVYRPVKASAAKEDECDSPASKKRRILSDSLQENSSDSGIASVSSLHLSQNSETASSKASASTADDSTQTVSNEYHSDTNSPNVKTEDTAEDYSELLVELEKCIHSSSSESASPKKEEIDPNTSPILDTEGNGKSIAEPYDVKEEDESVCIRAETTSWSVSRENICAEEEEAVRVKEGSDESDTAETEKAGSLPPGDDCFVSLKDNQTTPESAKNDKAADVTEQQRDDEHHPTKVSNTDSKQLTLSQGAEQECSSHIKDKITPAKTTDNTKNCTTTTTSGTKASDSTPALHSKSPPNALVLNEDRESVRPQKKRKDLKSPHGLQRVSSPATQENFGVDSRAKKKFRTSKCANPSLQRKSDGPNDYPVLSSVRDDVVSNKIVSKCKSSNLQSKRSLLDGCKKAEIVTPLNGDFKAKKGPLGRPLHPPISKMTSVPMNNSLNKSRPKTGVRSMESHSYRTAESQNHLLSQLFGQKLTSFKIPLRKDTSESIN